One part of the Flavobacteriales bacterium genome encodes these proteins:
- a CDS encoding heme NO-binding domain-containing protein, producing MYGLVNHAIQGLVTAEFGEDKWKEIKRKSGVEDDVFLAMKQYDDAITYKMVEVASEVTGVAGADLLEAFGTYWVLYTAEQGYGEMLDKAGSTFVEFIENLNSLHARVGKIMPGLIPPKFEVKNKENNLLELIYSSKRAGLNPMVVGLIKGLAERFEQKGVEIEELSHVMDKEGYCTTFKITWQ from the coding sequence ATGTATGGACTTGTAAATCATGCTATTCAAGGCCTTGTTACGGCTGAGTTTGGTGAAGATAAATGGAAAGAAATTAAGCGTAAATCAGGAGTTGAAGATGACGTTTTTTTAGCAATGAAACAATATGATGATGCCATTACTTATAAAATGGTTGAAGTTGCAAGTGAAGTAACAGGAGTAGCAGGAGCAGACCTATTAGAAGCATTTGGTACATATTGGGTTTTGTATACTGCAGAGCAAGGTTATGGTGAAATGCTGGATAAAGCTGGGAGTACATTTGTTGAATTTATTGAGAACTTAAATTCGTTGCACGCTCGAGTTGGAAAAATCATGCCTGGCCTAATTCCCCCGAAGTTTGAAGTGAAAAATAAAGAAAATAACTTATTAGAATTAATCTACTCCTCAAAAAGGGCAGGTTTGAATCCTATGGTGGTTGGTTTGATAAAAGGCTTGGCAGAACGCTTTGAACAGAAAGGTGTCGAAATAGAGGAGTTAAGTCATGTCATGGATAAGGAAGGATATTGCACAACTTTCAAAATTACTTGGCAATAA